In Serratia marcescens subsp. marcescens ATCC 13880, a single genomic region encodes these proteins:
- the fecR gene encoding ferric citrate uptake sigma factor regulator FecR codes for MSNAITPEQRQALKMAAHWYALLCDERVTERQRQQWQAWHQQHDDHRWAWQRVEALQSQLQGVPGKFSYRALDRAGRQSAIDRRTLLKSLLLLLGVGGGGLLYQSPLGRELRADYRTATGEIKPIVLSDGTQLVLNTASAVDVHYDDRQRLIRLHAGEISLVTGRDPRPLWVQSPQGAMRALGTRFLVRESDGETRLTVLEHAVEAQLAQNAQQQRRVNAGEQISFSATAFGDKHPAAQEDGWLRGVLSVSQWRLDRVIAELARYRRGHLSCDPAVAGLRVSGSFPLNDTDRALALLSQTLPVRLQSFTRYWLQIVPA; via the coding sequence ATGAGCAACGCCATCACCCCCGAGCAGCGCCAGGCGCTGAAAATGGCCGCACACTGGTATGCCCTGCTGTGCGACGAGCGCGTCACCGAACGCCAGCGCCAACAGTGGCAAGCCTGGCACCAGCAGCATGACGATCACCGCTGGGCCTGGCAGCGCGTCGAAGCGTTGCAGAGCCAGCTGCAGGGCGTGCCGGGCAAATTCAGCTATCGCGCGCTCGATCGCGCCGGCCGCCAATCCGCGATCGATCGCCGCACCCTACTGAAAAGCCTGCTGCTGTTGCTCGGCGTGGGCGGCGGCGGCCTCCTTTACCAGTCGCCGCTCGGCCGGGAGCTGCGCGCCGACTACCGCACCGCCACCGGTGAAATCAAACCCATTGTGTTAAGCGACGGCACCCAGCTGGTGCTGAACACCGCCAGCGCGGTGGACGTGCATTACGACGATCGCCAACGGCTGATCCGCCTGCACGCCGGGGAAATCAGCCTGGTTACCGGACGCGATCCCCGGCCGCTGTGGGTGCAAAGCCCGCAGGGGGCGATGCGCGCGCTCGGCACCCGTTTTTTGGTGCGCGAGAGCGACGGCGAAACGCGCCTGACAGTGCTGGAGCATGCGGTCGAGGCGCAGCTGGCGCAAAACGCGCAACAACAGCGCCGGGTGAACGCCGGTGAACAGATCAGCTTCAGCGCGACGGCCTTCGGCGACAAACACCCCGCCGCGCAGGAGGACGGCTGGCTGCGCGGCGTGCTGAGCGTCAGCCAGTGGCGGCTGGACCGGGTGATCGCCGAACTGGCGCGCTACCGGCGCGGCCATCTGAGTTGCGATCCGGCCGTTGCCGGCCTGCGCGTCAGCGGCAGTTTCCCGCTCAACGATACCGATCGCGCCCTCGCCCTGCTCAGCCAGACGCTGCCGGTTCGCCTGCAGAGCTTTACCCGCTATTGGCTGCAAATCGTCCCCGCCTGA
- the fecA gene encoding TonB-dependent Fe(3+) dicitrate receptor FecA: MNNAWGKVAPASLWGKRATPLAVAIGLVFAAPLTASAASAAATYHIPAGELDGALNAFAARAGIALSVDGALTAGKRSPGLSGSYGVDDGLNALLAGSGLQAKALGNNGYTLAKLPQPQKEEDITVVGDWLAEGRQIDVFEHPGARDVVRREEFVKTGTTTVREALNRVPGVVAPENNGTGSHDMALNFGIRGLNPRLASRSTVLMDGIPVPFAPYGQPQLSLAPISLGNMDAIDVVRGGGAVRYGPQSVGGVVNFVTRAIPKTFGMEAGMQGQLSPTSRQDHPKGTGNLMIGGTADNGLGAALLYSGTRGSDWREHSATKIDDVMLKSRYAPNEVHTFNSLLQYYEGEAEMPGGLSRADYNANPFQSTRPYDKFWGRRQLANFGYQYQPDRQHKFDVQSFYTYTLRSGYLDQGKNLTLSPREYWVRGVEPRYSQSFRWGDSAHEVGVGYRYVSESTHELRYTSKASTGRLPSTASPYDRDTQSGTEAHAFYIDDRIDIGDWTLTPGMRYEYIKSYQNNYIKNNRLDVSYNAPLPALNVMYHLNEYWNLYANTEGSFGTVQYSQMGKAVDSGKIEPEKARTWELGTRYAGDALTGEIGLFLINFNNQYDSNQVTDSVTARGKTRHTGLEGSLRYDLSQLTPKLDDLTAYASYAYVNATIREDGGYKGNQVPFSPKHKGTLGLDYTPGNWAFNLNGEFQSSQFADNANTVAESADGSTGRIPGYMLWGVRAAYDFGPEMAGLNLGVGVKNLFNHEYFTRAYDDNNKGLYIGQPRTIYLQGSVKF, encoded by the coding sequence ATGAACAACGCTTGGGGAAAGGTCGCTCCGGCTTCGCTTTGGGGAAAACGGGCCACGCCGCTGGCCGTGGCCATTGGCCTGGTCTTCGCCGCACCGCTGACGGCGAGCGCCGCCAGCGCCGCTGCCACCTATCACATTCCGGCCGGTGAGCTGGACGGCGCGCTGAACGCTTTCGCCGCTCGCGCAGGCATCGCGCTCTCGGTGGACGGCGCGTTGACCGCAGGCAAACGTTCGCCGGGCCTGAGCGGCAGCTACGGCGTCGATGACGGCCTGAACGCCCTGCTGGCCGGCAGCGGCCTGCAGGCTAAAGCGCTCGGCAATAACGGCTACACGCTGGCCAAACTGCCGCAGCCGCAGAAGGAAGAGGACATCACCGTGGTCGGCGACTGGCTGGCGGAAGGCCGCCAGATCGACGTGTTCGAACACCCCGGCGCGCGCGACGTCGTGCGCCGCGAAGAGTTCGTCAAAACCGGCACCACCACCGTGCGCGAAGCGTTGAACCGCGTGCCGGGCGTGGTGGCGCCGGAGAACAACGGCACCGGCAGCCATGACATGGCGCTGAACTTCGGCATTCGCGGCCTCAACCCGCGCCTCGCCAGCCGCTCCACCGTGTTGATGGACGGCATCCCGGTACCCTTCGCCCCTTACGGCCAGCCGCAGCTGTCGCTGGCGCCAATCTCGCTCGGCAATATGGATGCGATCGACGTGGTGCGCGGCGGCGGCGCGGTGCGCTACGGGCCACAGAGCGTCGGCGGCGTGGTTAACTTCGTCACCCGCGCCATCCCGAAAACCTTCGGCATGGAGGCCGGCATGCAGGGGCAGCTCAGCCCGACCTCGCGCCAAGATCACCCGAAAGGCACCGGCAACCTGATGATCGGCGGCACCGCCGACAACGGCCTCGGCGCGGCGCTGCTCTACTCCGGCACCCGCGGCAGCGACTGGCGCGAGCACAGTGCGACCAAAATCGACGACGTGATGTTGAAAAGCCGTTACGCGCCGAACGAGGTGCACACCTTCAACAGCCTGCTGCAATACTACGAAGGCGAAGCGGAGATGCCGGGCGGCCTGAGCCGGGCGGACTACAACGCCAACCCGTTCCAGTCGACGCGCCCGTACGACAAGTTCTGGGGCCGCCGCCAGTTGGCGAACTTCGGCTACCAGTATCAGCCGGATCGGCAGCACAAGTTCGACGTGCAGAGCTTCTACACCTATACCCTGCGCAGCGGCTATCTGGATCAGGGTAAAAACCTGACGCTGTCGCCGCGCGAATACTGGGTGCGCGGCGTGGAACCGCGCTACAGCCAGAGCTTCCGCTGGGGCGATTCGGCGCATGAGGTCGGCGTCGGCTACCGCTACGTCAGCGAATCCACCCACGAACTGCGCTACACCAGCAAAGCCAGCACCGGCAGGCTGCCGTCCACCGCCAGCCCGTACGATCGCGACACCCAGTCCGGCACCGAGGCGCACGCCTTCTATATCGACGATCGCATCGACATCGGCGACTGGACCCTCACGCCGGGCATGCGCTACGAGTACATCAAGTCGTATCAGAACAACTACATCAAGAACAACCGCCTCGACGTCAGCTATAACGCGCCGCTGCCGGCGTTGAACGTGATGTATCACCTGAACGAATACTGGAATCTGTACGCCAACACCGAAGGCTCCTTCGGCACCGTGCAATACAGCCAGATGGGCAAAGCGGTCGACAGCGGCAAGATTGAACCGGAGAAGGCGCGCACCTGGGAGCTGGGCACCCGCTACGCCGGCGATGCGCTGACCGGCGAGATCGGGCTGTTCCTGATCAACTTCAACAACCAGTACGACTCCAACCAGGTGACCGACAGCGTGACCGCGCGCGGCAAAACCCGCCACACCGGGCTGGAAGGCAGCCTGCGTTACGATCTGTCGCAGCTGACGCCGAAACTGGACGACCTGACCGCCTACGCCAGCTACGCCTACGTCAACGCCACCATCCGCGAAGACGGCGGCTACAAGGGCAACCAGGTGCCGTTCTCGCCGAAGCATAAAGGCACCCTGGGGTTGGACTACACGCCGGGCAACTGGGCGTTTAATCTTAACGGCGAGTTCCAGTCCAGCCAGTTCGCCGACAACGCCAACACCGTGGCGGAAAGCGCCGACGGCAGCACCGGCCGCATTCCCGGCTATATGCTGTGGGGCGTGCGCGCCGCCTATGATTTCGGCCCGGAAATGGCCGGTCTGAATCTGGGCGTCGGGGTGAAAAACCTGTTCAACCACGAGTATTTCACCCGCGCCTATGACGACAACAACAAAGGTCTGTACATCGGCCAGCCGCGCACGATCTATCTGCAAGGTTCGGTGAAGTTCTGA
- the ydfG gene encoding bifunctional NADP-dependent 3-hydroxy acid dehydrogenase/3-hydroxypropionate dehydrogenase YdfG, producing MIIFVTGATSGFGEAIARRFIREGHQVIAAGRRLERLEELQEELGEALHIVRLDVRNRAAIQQAIEALPAELRQIDVLVNNAGLALGLEPAHKANADDWETMIDTNAKGLVNMTRALLPAMVERNVGHVINIGSTAANWPYAGGNVYGATKAFVKQFSLGLRADLHGTRIRVTDIEPGLVGGTEFSNVRFKGDDGKVNKTYEGADALTPEDIAESVFWVATLPARVNINTLEMMPVSQSFAGLNIHRGA from the coding sequence ATGATTATTTTTGTTACCGGCGCCACCTCCGGTTTCGGTGAGGCTATTGCGCGCCGTTTTATCCGTGAAGGCCACCAGGTGATCGCCGCCGGGCGCCGCCTTGAGCGTCTCGAAGAGCTACAAGAAGAACTGGGCGAAGCGCTGCACATCGTGCGGCTCGACGTGCGCAACCGTGCCGCCATTCAACAGGCGATCGAGGCACTGCCGGCCGAGCTGCGTCAAATTGACGTGCTGGTGAACAACGCCGGGCTGGCGTTGGGGCTGGAGCCGGCGCACAAGGCCAACGCCGATGACTGGGAAACCATGATCGACACCAACGCCAAGGGGCTGGTGAACATGACCCGCGCGCTGTTGCCGGCCATGGTCGAGCGCAACGTCGGCCATGTGATCAACATCGGCTCCACCGCCGCCAACTGGCCTTACGCCGGCGGCAACGTGTACGGCGCCACCAAGGCGTTCGTCAAACAGTTCAGCCTGGGCCTGCGCGCCGATCTGCACGGCACGCGCATTCGCGTGACCGATATCGAGCCGGGCCTGGTGGGCGGCACCGAATTCTCCAACGTGCGATTCAAGGGCGATGACGGCAAGGTCAACAAAACCTACGAAGGCGCCGATGCGCTGACGCCGGAAGATATCGCCGAGTCGGTGTTCTGGGTCGCGACGTTGCCGGCGCGCGTCAACATCAACACGCTGGAAATGATGCCGGTCAGCCAGTCCTTTGCCGGGCTGAACATCCACCGCGGCGCCTGA
- the fecI gene encoding ferric citrate uptake sigma factor FecI gives MSATASAPHAALSRLYATHHAWLQGWLRRRLGCAFDADDVAQDTFMRLLKGDAAATLREPKDFLVTVAKRVMVDLFRRRTLERAYLEMLALIPEGYAPSPEQRQSLLDSLQQIDAMLDGLGPKVKQAFLLSQLEGLGYADIAARLGVSVSSVKKYMAKATEHCLLFSLENDVYS, from the coding sequence ATGTCCGCCACCGCTTCTGCCCCGCACGCCGCGCTGTCGCGCCTCTACGCCACCCATCACGCCTGGTTGCAGGGATGGCTGCGCCGGCGCTTGGGCTGCGCGTTCGATGCGGACGATGTGGCGCAGGACACCTTTATGCGCCTGCTGAAAGGCGACGCCGCGGCAACCCTGCGCGAGCCGAAAGATTTTCTGGTCACTGTCGCCAAGCGGGTGATGGTCGATCTGTTCCGCCGCAGAACGCTGGAGCGCGCCTATCTGGAGATGCTGGCGCTGATCCCGGAAGGCTACGCCCCGTCGCCGGAGCAGCGCCAGAGCCTGCTGGACAGCCTGCAGCAGATCGACGCCATGCTCGACGGCCTGGGGCCGAAGGTAAAACAGGCCTTTCTGTTGTCGCAGCTCGAAGGCCTGGGCTATGCGGACATCGCCGCGCGCCTCGGCGTGTCGGTCAGCTCGGTTAAAAAATACATGGCCAAAGCCACCGAGCATTGCCTGCTGTTCAGCCTCGAAAACGACGTTTATTCATGA
- a CDS encoding ABC transporter permease — translation MHKSAPYRRLLLGSLLFIAVIALLVYGIGWETLKSRREDLIYLGQQHMFLVVCSMLLSLLVGIPSGILLSRPFARRWAEHVMQIFNVGNTLPPLAVLALAMVIIGIGDRPAVVALFLASLLPIVRNTYAGLRSVPPALVEAANGIGMTAGQRLRQVELPNALPVIFAGVRIAMAINVGTAPLAFLIGASSYGELIFPGIYLNDFPTLILGAAATALIALLLDLALAGLGRRLSPHTAS, via the coding sequence ATGCACAAGTCAGCGCCATACCGGCGCCTGCTCCTCGGGAGCCTGTTGTTTATCGCCGTCATCGCGCTGCTGGTTTACGGCATCGGTTGGGAAACCCTCAAGTCGCGCCGGGAAGATTTGATCTACCTCGGCCAGCAACACATGTTCCTGGTGGTGTGTTCCATGCTGCTGTCGCTGCTGGTCGGCATTCCCAGCGGCATCCTGCTGAGCCGCCCTTTCGCCCGCCGCTGGGCGGAGCACGTGATGCAGATCTTTAACGTCGGCAACACCCTGCCGCCGCTGGCGGTGCTGGCGCTGGCGATGGTGATCATCGGCATCGGCGACCGGCCGGCGGTGGTGGCGTTGTTCCTCGCCTCGCTGCTGCCTATCGTGCGCAATACCTATGCCGGCCTGCGTTCGGTGCCGCCGGCGCTGGTCGAGGCCGCCAACGGTATTGGCATGACCGCCGGACAGCGGCTGCGCCAGGTCGAACTGCCCAACGCCCTGCCGGTGATCTTCGCCGGGGTGCGCATCGCGATGGCGATTAACGTCGGCACCGCGCCGCTGGCGTTTTTGATCGGCGCCAGCAGCTACGGCGAGCTAATTTTCCCCGGCATCTACCTGAACGACTTTCCGACGCTGATCCTCGGCGCCGCCGCCACCGCGCTGATCGCCCTGCTGCTCGATCTGGCGCTGGCCGGTCTCGGTCGCCGGCTCAGCCCGCACACCGCATCCTGA
- a CDS encoding DUF1283 family protein yields the protein MKTFSTQRLLRGMLPVAMLAVMGAWQAPALAATCTQGSTCVTVDGKGSGAMSTEEARQSKEQWNDTKSLRHKVNTRVEKEFDKADRAADDEDRCNDSNNVNAYWEPDTRKCLDRQTGRRINP from the coding sequence ATGAAAACATTTTCGACCCAACGACTGCTGCGCGGGATGCTGCCGGTCGCCATGCTGGCCGTCATGGGCGCCTGGCAGGCGCCGGCGCTGGCCGCCACCTGCACGCAGGGCAGCACCTGCGTCACCGTCGATGGCAAAGGCAGCGGCGCGATGAGCACCGAAGAAGCGCGCCAAAGCAAAGAGCAGTGGAATGATACCAAATCCCTGCGCCACAAGGTCAACACCCGCGTCGAGAAAGAGTTCGACAAGGCCGATCGCGCGGCGGATGACGAAGACCGCTGCAACGACAGCAACAACGTCAACGCCTACTGGGAACCGGACACCCGTAAATGCCTGGATCGCCAGACCGGGCGTCGGATTAATCCTTAA
- the osmW gene encoding osmoprotectant ABC transporter permease OsmW, translating to MNTLLYAWQNWAYIAGLTLEHLLLIGIAVGLAILIGVPLGVLIVRHKWLATPVLSLATLVLTVPSIALFGLMIPLFSLIGHGIGYVPAITAVFLYSLLPIVRNTHTALDNLPGGLREAGRGIGMTFWQRLRWVEIPVALPVIFGGIRTAVVMNIGVMAIAAVIGAGGLGLLLLNGISSSDIRQLITGAVMISLLAIVLDWLLHRLQIALTPKGIRS from the coding sequence ATGAATACCTTACTTTACGCCTGGCAAAACTGGGCCTATATCGCCGGATTGACGCTGGAACACCTGCTGCTGATCGGCATCGCCGTCGGCCTGGCGATCCTGATCGGCGTGCCGCTCGGCGTGCTGATCGTCCGCCACAAATGGCTGGCGACGCCGGTGCTGAGCCTGGCCACGCTGGTGCTGACCGTGCCCTCCATCGCTCTGTTCGGGCTGATGATCCCGCTGTTTTCCTTAATCGGCCACGGCATTGGCTACGTACCGGCGATCACCGCGGTGTTCCTCTACTCGCTGCTGCCGATCGTGCGCAATACCCACACCGCGCTCGACAACCTGCCCGGCGGGCTGCGCGAAGCCGGCCGCGGCATCGGCATGACGTTCTGGCAACGCCTGCGCTGGGTGGAGATCCCGGTGGCGCTGCCGGTCATTTTCGGCGGCATTCGCACCGCCGTGGTGATGAATATCGGCGTGATGGCGATCGCCGCGGTGATCGGCGCCGGCGGCCTCGGCCTGCTGCTGCTCAACGGCATCAGCAGCAGCGACATTCGCCAGTTGATTACCGGAGCCGTGATGATCAGCCTGCTGGCGATCGTCCTCGATTGGTTATTGCACCGCTTGCAAATTGCGCTCACGCCCAAGGGGATCCGCTCATGA
- a CDS encoding MDR family MFS transporter, with protein sequence MTNNVSPAPIAHRPLILIACMLAMFMSAIEATIVATAMPTIIGDLGGFSLLGWVFAVYLLAQAITIPIYGRLADLYGRKRVFFFGATLFLLGSVLCGFAPDMYWLIGFRLLQGLGAGAIMPIASTIIGDIYSATERPKVMGYLSSVWGVSAIIGPLLGAFIVQHLPWALVFWVNLPIGLLAMFFLWRYLPAHQQLRRHALDLAGTAWLTLFVSALLLALLQMESLGWWVAPLLALAAASLALLIRQERRAVEPLFPLALWQSRVIVAGNIGGLVIGAAMMGISAFLPTFIQGVMGGSPLEAGTTLALMSIGWPLASTLSGRLMLMTSYRATALLGALLLVAGGLILLMLQPNGGLLWGRVAAFMVGAGMGLCNTTFLVSVQNAAHYSIRGIATACTVFTRMVGSAIGTAILGATLNLNLQWRLPEIDDPVQRLMEPAVRQSMGSEALAQLIQQVAASLHWVFLVSALVSLLALAAAMLIPARCRPQGEEEEAEQA encoded by the coding sequence ATGACAAATAACGTTTCACCCGCACCCATTGCCCATCGCCCGCTGATCCTGATCGCCTGCATGCTGGCGATGTTCATGTCGGCGATCGAAGCCACCATCGTCGCCACCGCCATGCCGACCATCATCGGCGATCTCGGCGGCTTCTCGCTGCTGGGCTGGGTGTTCGCGGTCTATTTGCTGGCGCAGGCGATCACCATTCCCATCTACGGCCGGCTGGCGGATCTCTACGGCCGCAAGCGGGTGTTCTTCTTCGGCGCGACGCTGTTCCTGCTGGGATCGGTGCTGTGCGGCTTCGCCCCCGACATGTATTGGCTGATCGGCTTCCGCTTATTGCAGGGATTGGGCGCCGGCGCCATCATGCCGATCGCGTCCACCATCATCGGTGATATCTACAGCGCCACCGAACGGCCGAAGGTGATGGGCTACCTGTCGAGCGTGTGGGGCGTATCGGCGATCATCGGCCCGCTGCTGGGCGCGTTTATCGTGCAACACCTGCCGTGGGCGCTGGTGTTCTGGGTCAACCTGCCGATCGGCCTGTTGGCGATGTTCTTCCTCTGGCGCTATCTGCCGGCGCATCAGCAACTGCGGCGGCACGCGCTGGATCTGGCGGGCACCGCCTGGCTGACGCTGTTCGTTTCGGCGCTGCTGCTGGCGTTGTTGCAGATGGAAAGCCTCGGATGGTGGGTGGCGCCGTTGTTGGCGCTGGCGGCGGCGTCGCTGGCGCTGTTGATACGTCAGGAGCGGCGCGCGGTCGAACCGCTGTTCCCGTTGGCGCTGTGGCAAAGCCGGGTGATCGTCGCCGGCAACATCGGCGGGCTGGTGATTGGCGCGGCGATGATGGGCATCAGCGCCTTTCTGCCGACCTTCATTCAGGGCGTGATGGGGGGCTCACCGCTGGAGGCGGGCACCACGCTGGCGCTGATGTCGATTGGTTGGCCGTTGGCCAGCACGCTGAGCGGCCGTTTGATGCTGATGACTTCGTATCGCGCCACGGCGCTGCTGGGCGCACTGCTGTTGGTGGCAGGCGGCCTGATCCTGCTGATGTTGCAGCCGAACGGCGGTCTGCTGTGGGGCCGGGTGGCGGCGTTTATGGTCGGCGCCGGCATGGGATTGTGCAACACGACGTTTTTAGTGTCGGTGCAGAACGCGGCGCATTACAGCATTCGCGGCATTGCCACCGCCTGTACGGTGTTTACCCGCATGGTGGGTTCGGCCATCGGCACCGCGATTTTGGGCGCCACGCTGAACCTCAACCTGCAGTGGCGTTTGCCGGAAATTGACGATCCGGTGCAGCGTCTGATGGAGCCGGCGGTGCGCCAGAGCATGGGGAGTGAGGCGCTGGCGCAGCTTATCCAGCAGGTGGCGGCTTCGCTGCATTGGGTGTTCCTGGTGTCGGCGTTGGTGTCGTTGCTGGCGCTGGCGGCGGCGATGCTGATCCCGGCGCGTTGTCGGCCGCAAGGCGAAGAGGAAGAGGCGGAGCAGGCGTAA
- a CDS encoding YnfA family protein: MLKTTLLFFATALAEIIGCFLPYLWLKKQGSAWLLLPAALSLMLFVWLLTLHPAASGRVYAAYGGVYVATALLWLRVVDGVKLSALDWVGAGVALAGMLIIVSGWRAA; encoded by the coding sequence ATGTTAAAAACTACGCTGTTGTTTTTCGCCACCGCCCTGGCTGAAATTATCGGCTGTTTCCTGCCTTACCTGTGGCTCAAGAAGCAGGGCAGCGCCTGGCTGCTGCTGCCGGCGGCATTGAGCCTGATGCTGTTTGTCTGGCTATTGACGCTGCATCCGGCGGCCAGCGGGCGGGTCTATGCGGCCTACGGCGGTGTGTATGTGGCGACCGCGCTGCTGTGGCTGCGGGTGGTGGACGGGGTCAAGCTGTCTGCGCTGGATTGGGTCGGCGCCGGCGTGGCGCTGGCGGGCATGCTGATTATCGTTTCCGGCTGGCGCGCGGCCTGA
- a CDS encoding GNAT family N-acetyltransferase, producing MNHNDLSQCRVDTDRLLIAPFTAADADDVYQAITPTLTRFMTFEPEASPEDFANVWQGWLPLMREGEEVIFVARRREDRQFVGVGGAHNLRSHTPELGIWVKESLHGQGYGREIVQGIARWASERFQPPHFLYPVAEQNTASRRLVESLGGVLAGRCERIKYDAVVYHLPPQR from the coding sequence ATGAATCACAATGACCTTTCTCAGTGCCGCGTGGACACCGACCGTTTGTTGATTGCCCCCTTTACCGCAGCAGACGCCGACGATGTTTACCAGGCGATCACCCCCACTCTGACGCGCTTTATGACCTTTGAGCCGGAAGCGTCACCGGAAGATTTCGCCAACGTCTGGCAAGGCTGGCTGCCGCTGATGCGCGAAGGCGAAGAAGTGATCTTCGTCGCCCGTCGGCGCGAAGACCGGCAGTTCGTCGGCGTCGGCGGCGCGCATAATTTGCGCAGCCACACCCCGGAGCTGGGCATCTGGGTAAAAGAGAGCCTGCATGGTCAGGGCTACGGCCGCGAAATCGTGCAGGGCATCGCGCGCTGGGCCAGCGAGCGCTTTCAGCCGCCGCACTTTCTCTACCCGGTGGCCGAGCAGAATACCGCCAGCCGCCGCCTCGTCGAGTCGCTGGGCGGCGTGCTGGCCGGCCGTTGCGAGCGCATCAAGTATGACGCCGTGGTCTACCACCTGCCGCCTCAGCGCTAA
- a CDS encoding glycine betaine ABC transporter substrate-binding protein, translated as MTGAAAWAAPLTLASKNFTEQRILSAITVQYLRAKGFQVEPKTNLATVITRNAMINKQIDMTWEYTGTSLIIFNHINKRMSPQETYDTVKKLDAKLGLVWLQPADMNNTYAFAMQRRRAEKEQIRTMSQLVAKVEQVRKTDPKHNWLLGLDLEFAGRSDGLKPMQALYDMPLDRPQIRQMDPGLVYNAIRDGFVDAGLVYTTDGRVKGFDLQVLEDDKGYFPSYAVTPVVRADVLQNTPGLEAALNTLSKQFNNQVITELNAKVDIDYQTPQQVADAFLKQRGLI; from the coding sequence ATGACCGGTGCGGCCGCCTGGGCCGCCCCGCTGACGCTGGCGAGCAAGAACTTTACCGAACAGCGCATTCTGTCGGCGATCACCGTGCAATACCTGCGGGCCAAAGGTTTTCAGGTCGAACCCAAAACCAATCTGGCTACGGTGATCACCCGCAACGCGATGATCAACAAACAGATCGACATGACCTGGGAATACACCGGCACCTCGCTGATCATCTTTAACCACATCAATAAGCGCATGTCGCCGCAGGAAACCTACGACACGGTGAAAAAGCTCGACGCCAAACTCGGCCTGGTGTGGCTGCAGCCGGCGGACATGAACAACACCTATGCCTTCGCCATGCAGCGCCGGCGCGCGGAAAAAGAGCAGATCCGCACGATGTCGCAGCTGGTGGCCAAAGTGGAACAGGTGCGTAAAACCGATCCGAAACACAACTGGCTGCTGGGGCTGGATCTGGAGTTCGCCGGCCGTTCGGACGGTCTGAAACCGATGCAGGCGCTGTACGACATGCCGCTGGATCGCCCGCAAATCCGCCAGATGGACCCCGGCCTGGTCTACAACGCCATCCGCGACGGCTTCGTCGACGCCGGGCTGGTGTACACCACCGACGGCCGGGTGAAAGGCTTCGATCTGCAGGTGCTGGAAGACGACAAAGGCTATTTCCCGAGCTATGCGGTCACGCCGGTGGTGCGCGCCGACGTGTTGCAAAACACGCCGGGGCTGGAAGCGGCGCTGAACACGCTGTCGAAACAGTTCAACAATCAGGTGATCACCGAGCTTAACGCCAAGGTGGATATCGACTACCAGACGCCGCAACAGGTCGCCGACGCGTTCCTCAAGCAGCGCGGCCTGATTTAG
- a CDS encoding DUF1161 domain-containing protein, whose product MKKTLILTAVLLAGAPLAALASCESVKADISQKIVNNGVPESGFKLEIVPNDQADQAGGQVVGHCENDTQKIVYTRLNNGDDSGDAAQTGTSQDTSNAQ is encoded by the coding sequence ATGAAGAAAACGCTGATATTAACCGCTGTATTGCTGGCCGGCGCCCCATTGGCGGCCCTGGCCTCCTGTGAAAGCGTGAAAGCGGACATTTCGCAAAAAATCGTCAATAACGGCGTTCCGGAGTCCGGCTTCAAACTGGAGATCGTGCCTAACGATCAGGCCGATCAAGCGGGCGGCCAGGTGGTCGGCCACTGCGAAAACGACACCCAGAAGATCGTTTATACCCGCCTGAACAATGGCGACGATAGTGGTGACGCGGCGCAGACCGGCACCAGCCAGGACACCTCCAACGCGCAGTAA